A window of Candidatus Zixiibacteriota bacterium genomic DNA:
ACTTGGCCATTGGTTAGCTCTCCAGTCTTGTTCTACAATGAAAAAGTAATATTGAAAAGGTGTGATGTTCCCAAATTGGATGTAAACGGCACGAAGGCATAGTCGATCACTATGTTGCGATATCTAAACGACGTCCCGGCCGTGAAGTTTTTGGTGTCGTAGCCGGCCATGTATCCGGTGCGGAGATCGAGCATTTTATGCAACTGCGCCTCTGCTCCAAAGTGTGCATGCATCTCGTCATCGGCATACACCAACTCAAGCGCGCCGCGATAATAACTCCGATAGAGATAGCTACCACCGACCCGCCAGGCCGTCGGCAGCGGAATGTCGTTGGAACCGCGCTGGTTGGCTTTGGTGATGGTGAAGCTGGACCCCAGATTTGTCACCGAAGCGCCCAGATTGATTTGCTGGTTGATTTTGGCCTGGGCGCCCAGATCGATATTAAAGGCGCTGCCTCGGTAGCCTTCGATTTCTTCTATAAACCAACCCATGGCCGCGCCGACCGAATACCTGGGCGAGACACGGTAGGCCAGGCCGGCTTTGAAGGAAATATCGTGGGCATCAAAGAGCGCCTCCGGGTCCGCCGTGGGGACGGTGCCGCGTTTTTCGATGTCATCGTCCGCACCATAGCGGATGCCGCCGTGCAAGTATAGATTTGTCGAGAGTCCGGTGCCGAAAAAGGCGGATTCCATCCGGATGTTCTCCCAGTGAACGGTATGTCCGAACGATGCCGTGAATTTGTCCAGCCCCACCGCCGCTGCCGGATTGTAGGCAATGCCGTTGGCATCGGAACCTATCGCCACCACCGCCGCGCCCATGCCGGAAGCGCGGGCGCCGTGGTCGTTTTTCAGCATGAACAATCCATCGACCACCAAAACGGAATTGGCAGGCGGCGACACTATCAAACATGCGACGGTCACGACAGTCAGTGATACAAGGGTTGAGCTCAGTGATCTCATTACCGTCTACCTT
This region includes:
- a CDS encoding PorV/PorQ family protein, with protein sequence MRSLSSTLVSLTVVTVACLIVSPPANSVLVVDGLFMLKNDHGARASGMGAAVVAIGSDANGIAYNPAAAVGLDKFTASFGHTVHWENIRMESAFFGTGLSTNLYLHGGIRYGADDDIEKRGTVPTADPEALFDAHDISFKAGLAYRVSPRYSVGAAMGWFIEEIEGYRGSAFNIDLGAQAKINQQINLGASVTNLGSSFTITKANQRGSNDIPLPTAWRVGGSYLYRSYYRGALELVYADDEMHAHFGAEAQLHKMLDLRTGYMAGYDTKNFTAGTSFRYRNIVIDYAFVPFTSNLGTSHLFNITFSL